In Populus nigra chromosome 1, ddPopNigr1.1, whole genome shotgun sequence, one genomic interval encodes:
- the LOC133681512 gene encoding chloroplast envelope quinone oxidoreductase homolog encodes MAGKLMHALQYDSYGGGAAGLKHVEVPVPSAKKDEVLLKLEATSLNPYDFKIQKGVARPFLPRSFPYIPALDIAGEVVAVGPGVEDFKTGDKVVAVLSASSGGGLAEFAVAKKSLSVARPPEVSAAEAAGLPIAGLTAYEALTQCAGVKLDGSGIQKNILITAASGGVGHYAVQLAKLGNTYVTATCGARNIEFVKDLGADEVLDYKTPEGAALKSPSGKKYDAVIHCAPGIPWSTFEPNLSENGKVIHLSPGPSAMITFAVKKLTFSKKQLMPLIMTPKGENLKRLVNLVKEGKLKTVIDSKHPLSKAEDAWAKGIDGHATGKIIVEP; translated from the exons ATGGCAGGGAAGCTAATGCATGCCTTGCAGTATGATAGCTATGGTGGAGGCGCCGCAGGTTTAAAG CATGTTGAGGTTCCAGTGCCTAGTGCGAAGAAAGACGAGGTTTTGCTCAAGTTAGAAGCAACTAGTCTAAACccatatgattttaaaatacagAAGGGCGTGGCGCGCCCTTTTCTACCTAGAAGTTTCCCTTACATCCCCG CCCTTGATATAGCGGGGGAGGTTGTGGCGGTTGGACCAGGAGTTGAAGATTTCAAAACTGGTGACAAAGTTGTAGCTGTGCTTAGCGCCTCT AGTGGAGGTGGACTGGCTGAATTCGCAGTGGCTAAGAAGAGCTTGTCAGTTGCAAGGCCACCTGAAGTTTCAGCAGCTGAAGCTGCAGGCTTGCCTATTGCAGGGCTCACAGCTTACGAGGCTCTCACTCAATGTGCTGGGGTCAAGCTTGATGGAAGTGGCATCCAGAAAAATATTCTGATCACTGCTGCCTCAGGTGGCGTGGGTCACTATGCAGTTCAGCTAGCAAAGCTCGGAAACACTTATGTAACTGCCACTTGTGGGGCTCGTAACATTGAATTTGTCAAGGACTTGGGGGCTGATGAGGTTCTGGATTACAAAACCCCAGAAGGAGCAGCTCTGAAGAGCCCATCTGGTAAGAAATATGATGCTGTGATCCACTGCGCACCAGGAATTCCTTGGAGTACTTTTGAGCCAAATCTGAGTGAAAATGGGAAGGTTATACATCTCTCTCCTGGCCCCAGTGCCATGATTACTTTTGCTGTGAAGAAACTTACTTTCTCCAAGAAGCAGCTGATGCCGCTGATTATGACTCCCAAGGGTGAGAACCTGAAACGTCTTGTTAATCTGGTAAAGGAAGGGAAGCTTAAAACAGTGATCGACTCAAAGCATCCATTAAGCAAGGCTGAAGATGCTTGGGCTAAGGGTATCGATGGTCATGCCACTGGGAAGATAATTGTGGAGCCATGA